The Hymenobacter baengnokdamensis genome includes a region encoding these proteins:
- a CDS encoding DinB family protein: MSASARDTNEFFDQLTNQVLALRVLSHQRLRPLTSEQLNRRPAFDKWSAAQCLEHLNIVNGYYLPNLKARLRLAQASGSVAGAQVRSGWLGRYFTATAQRNNGLGDNLLRRPKQFAPTGVRLTGTVVEAFNRQLDELLRLLLLARQVDAGTVRIPNPLYPWLRLRLTDVFEALVTHMQRYVKQAEQAAIATRK, encoded by the coding sequence ATGAGTGCTTCCGCACGCGACACTAACGAGTTTTTCGACCAGCTTACCAACCAGGTGCTGGCCCTGCGCGTGCTCTCTCACCAACGCCTGCGTCCGCTCACCTCCGAGCAGCTCAACCGCCGCCCGGCCTTCGATAAATGGAGCGCGGCTCAATGTCTGGAGCATTTAAATATAGTAAATGGATATTATTTACCCAACTTAAAAGCGCGCCTGCGGCTAGCGCAGGCCAGTGGCTCGGTAGCCGGCGCCCAGGTGCGCAGCGGCTGGCTGGGACGTTACTTTACGGCTACTGCCCAACGCAACAATGGCCTGGGCGACAATCTCTTGCGCCGCCCCAAACAGTTTGCGCCCACTGGGGTGCGTCTTACCGGCACCGTAGTAGAGGCCTTTAACCGCCAGCTCGACGAGCTGCTGCGCCTGCTGCTGCTGGCCCGCCAGGTAGATGCCGGCACGGTGCGCATCCCCAACCCGCTGTATCCGTGGCTGCGCCTGCGCCTCACCGATGTGTTTGAGGCGCTGGTTACCCACATGCAGCGCTACGTAAAGCAGGCCGAGCAGGCCGCCATCGCTACCAGGAAATAA
- a CDS encoding C40 family peptidase, translated as MQSEKTKVRPIAKARIAACRPAAYPTWQRYYGLALVLLLLASSCQRKLNQLNGRYYSARDMARMKHGQRIAGPSAAKTKTKTTTAGSSGVATTTKVVVKRPFRTGNATGVLASVIDNARAYQGTPYLFGGTTRMGMDCSALLQLSFAEAGITIPRSSNEQAAWGDPVKPTELRPGDFLFFGASPGSQVITHVGMVTVVDEEGVEFIHASTSLGVIENSFEADYYLSRFIRAVRPKL; from the coding sequence ATGCAGAGTGAGAAAACGAAGGTAAGGCCAATAGCGAAAGCACGAATTGCGGCTTGCCGCCCGGCTGCCTACCCAACCTGGCAGCGCTACTATGGCCTGGCGCTGGTGTTGTTGCTGCTGGCCAGCAGCTGCCAGCGCAAGCTTAACCAGCTTAACGGGCGCTACTACTCGGCCCGCGACATGGCCCGTATGAAGCACGGCCAGCGGATAGCTGGCCCGAGCGCGGCCAAAACGAAAACCAAGACTACTACGGCCGGTAGTAGCGGCGTGGCAACTACTACTAAAGTGGTGGTGAAGCGGCCTTTTCGCACCGGCAACGCTACCGGGGTGCTGGCCAGCGTCATCGACAATGCCCGCGCCTACCAGGGCACGCCCTACCTGTTTGGCGGCACCACCCGCATGGGAATGGACTGCTCGGCCCTGCTCCAGCTGTCATTCGCCGAAGCGGGCATCACTATCCCGCGCTCATCAAACGAGCAGGCCGCCTGGGGCGACCCCGTGAAACCCACCGAGCTGCGGCCCGGCGACTTTTTGTTTTTTGGCGCCTCCCCCGGCTCACAGGTAATTACGCACGTTGGCATGGTGACGGTAGTCGATGAGGAGGGCGTCGAGTTTATCCACGCCTCTACCTCGCTGGGCGTGATAGAAAACAGCTTCGAGGCCGATTATTACCTGAGCCGCTTCATTCGGGCCGTACGACCGAAGTTGTGA
- the cysS gene encoding cysteine--tRNA ligase gives MSLTLYNTLSRKKENFEPLHPPLVGLYLCGPTVYNDAHLGNARGPIVFDVLTRYLRYLGYQVRYVRNITDVGHLVGDSDEGEDKLAKAARAQKLEPMQVAQHYTVRYRQAMAALGCLPPDIEPQASGHITEQIGLITEIIGRGLAYEVNGSVYFDVPRYNAEGLNYGRLSGRVVEELLANTRAELAGQDEKRSPTDFALWKNAAPEHLMRWPSPWGEGFPGWHLECSAMSRKYLGAEFDIHGGGLDLMFPHHECEIAQNEASNTPGTGARFWLHNNMLTVNGQKMSKSLGNFVTLNEMFQGQSAVLSQAYSPMTLRFFFLQAQYRSPIDLSDEALQAARKGFRKLMNGLRLLDSGKLTVKSEELKIDEQKLAANSQQLTALAAKPFDFLNDDLNTPRAVAAVFDLLKRFNTLAASPAALAEVSPEAVAEAAAAYRTVVSDILGLRDEPRASAEDLLALALGFYQEAKSEKAYDKVDQIRTALKGQGIVIKDTKTGVEWAYSEE, from the coding sequence ATGTCGCTGACGCTCTATAACACGCTGTCCCGCAAGAAGGAAAATTTTGAGCCCCTGCACCCGCCGCTGGTGGGCCTGTACCTGTGCGGCCCCACGGTTTACAACGATGCGCACCTGGGCAACGCGCGCGGGCCAATTGTGTTCGATGTGCTTACCCGCTACCTGCGCTACCTGGGCTACCAGGTGCGCTACGTGCGCAATATCACCGACGTCGGCCACCTGGTAGGCGATAGCGATGAGGGAGAGGATAAACTTGCCAAAGCGGCCCGCGCCCAGAAGCTGGAACCCATGCAGGTAGCCCAGCACTATACCGTGCGCTACCGCCAGGCCATGGCCGCCCTCGGCTGCCTGCCGCCCGATATCGAGCCCCAGGCCAGCGGCCACATCACCGAGCAAATCGGCCTGATTACCGAAATTATCGGTCGGGGCCTGGCCTATGAGGTCAATGGCTCGGTGTATTTCGACGTGCCCAGGTACAACGCCGAGGGCCTGAACTACGGCCGCCTTTCGGGCCGCGTGGTAGAAGAGCTGCTGGCCAACACGCGCGCCGAGCTGGCCGGGCAAGACGAAAAACGCTCGCCCACCGACTTTGCGCTCTGGAAAAATGCGGCCCCCGAGCACCTCATGCGCTGGCCCTCGCCCTGGGGCGAAGGCTTTCCCGGCTGGCACCTCGAATGCTCGGCCATGAGCCGGAAATACCTCGGGGCTGAGTTCGATATTCACGGCGGCGGCCTGGATTTGATGTTTCCGCACCACGAGTGCGAAATTGCTCAGAACGAGGCCTCTAACACCCCCGGCACCGGCGCTCGCTTCTGGCTGCACAACAATATGCTGACCGTGAACGGCCAGAAGATGAGCAAATCGCTGGGCAACTTCGTGACCCTGAATGAGATGTTTCAGGGGCAGAGCGCCGTGCTCTCGCAGGCGTATTCGCCCATGACGCTACGCTTCTTCTTCTTGCAGGCGCAGTACCGCTCGCCCATCGACCTTTCCGACGAGGCCCTGCAAGCGGCGCGCAAGGGCTTCCGCAAGCTCATGAACGGCCTGCGGCTGCTGGACAGTGGGAAGTTAACGGTTAAAAGTGAAGAGCTAAAAATTGACGAGCAAAAGCTGGCTGCCAACAGCCAGCAGCTAACCGCGCTGGCTGCCAAGCCCTTCGACTTTCTCAACGACGACCTCAATACGCCCCGCGCCGTGGCCGCCGTGTTCGACCTGCTCAAGCGCTTCAACACCCTGGCGGCCAGCCCCGCCGCCCTGGCCGAAGTAAGCCCCGAAGCCGTAGCCGAAGCCGCCGCCGCCTACCGCACCGTGGTTAGCGACATTCTGGGCCTGCGCGACGAGCCCCGCGCCAGCGCCGAAGACCTGCTGGCCCTGGCCCTGGGGTTTTACCAAGAAGCCAAGTCGGAGAAAGCTTACGATAAGGTCGACCAGATTCGCACTGCGCTTAAAGGGCAGGGCATTGTAATTAAAGACACCAAAACCGGCGTCGAGTGGGCCTATAGCGAGGAGTAG
- a CDS encoding M28 family peptidase, translating to MRFQPLRYSLLAASGLALLTACPSEKPAETTAASQPAATKAPKVPAFNADSAYAYTAKQVAFGPRVPNKPAHTACGNYLVAKLKSFGLTVHEQPFQAMTFDGVQISGRNIIAQYQPAAARRVALFAHWDTRPFADADKQHKNAPMDGASDGASAVATALEIARVLSLQPASLAPNVGVDIILVDAEDWGHDDTTQADVKNQLAGSGTDSWCLGSQYWAKHLLPAGYKAEYGILFDMVGAKGGRFTREGASLKNARSVVDKIWNTAAKIGYSDYFLFSDTGEILDDHVYTSQAGIPTVDIYDHPPYGGDYFPAYHHTTADNMSIIDRKTMKAVGQTVLQVLYDE from the coding sequence ATGCGTTTCCAACCCCTTCGCTACTCTTTGCTCGCCGCGTCTGGCTTAGCCCTGCTCACGGCCTGCCCCTCCGAAAAGCCGGCCGAAACCACCGCGGCCAGCCAGCCGGCGGCTACTAAAGCCCCCAAGGTGCCCGCCTTCAACGCCGACTCGGCCTATGCTTACACCGCCAAGCAGGTAGCGTTTGGTCCGCGCGTGCCCAACAAGCCGGCCCATACGGCCTGCGGCAACTACCTGGTGGCGAAGCTGAAAAGCTTTGGCCTGACGGTGCATGAGCAGCCTTTTCAGGCCATGACGTTTGATGGAGTGCAGATTAGCGGCCGCAACATCATTGCCCAATACCAGCCCGCGGCGGCCCGGCGTGTAGCCCTGTTTGCCCACTGGGACACCCGCCCCTTTGCCGACGCCGACAAGCAGCACAAAAATGCCCCCATGGACGGGGCCAGCGACGGGGCCAGCGCCGTGGCCACGGCCCTCGAAATAGCCCGCGTGCTCAGCCTGCAGCCGGCCAGCCTGGCGCCCAACGTCGGCGTGGATATTATTCTGGTTGATGCCGAAGACTGGGGCCACGATGATACGACCCAGGCCGACGTGAAAAACCAGCTCGCCGGCAGTGGTACCGACTCGTGGTGCCTCGGCTCGCAGTACTGGGCCAAACACCTGCTGCCGGCCGGCTATAAAGCCGAGTACGGCATTCTGTTTGATATGGTGGGGGCCAAAGGGGGGCGCTTTACCCGCGAAGGGGCCTCGCTGAAAAATGCCCGCTCGGTAGTAGATAAAATCTGGAATACGGCCGCTAAGATTGGCTATTCCGATTATTTCCTGTTCTCCGACACCGGCGAAATCCTCGACGACCATGTATATACCAGCCAGGCGGGCATCCCGACGGTCGATATCTACGACCACCCGCCCTACGGCGGTGACTACTTCCCGGCCTACCACCACACCACGGCCGACAATATGAGCATCATCGACCGCAAGACGATGAAAGCGGTGGGGCAGACGGTGCTACAGGTGCTTTATGATGAGTAA
- a CDS encoding amidase has protein sequence MQRRQFLQHGTQAALASTLLPLAAAAAPTAPALAPADSKPAVAAAPFALSELSIADLQAQLSSGKATSRSLCQQYLARIAAIDKAGPGLNAVIELNPDALSIADGLDKERKAGKLRGPLHGIPVLIKDNIDTGDKMQTTAGALALAGHHAAHDSFVAKQLRAAGAIIMGKTNLSEWANFRSTHSASGWSSRGGQTHNPYVIDRTPSGSSAGSGSAASASLCAVAVGTETNGSIVSPSSVNGLVGLKPTVGLVSRTGIIPISATQDTAGPMARCVRDAALLLGALAGPDPADAVTVSASNPAKAADYTRLLRPDALKGQKLGVEKGHLTSQTAGGELLRQAVAVLKAQGATMVEVDVRTATQPIGEAEFDVLLYEFKDGVNKYLANTKAPVKTLADVIAFNKANAAKAMPFFQQETLELAEKTDGLTAEKYTTALRKVVDISRQALDAALKTDGGLAGIVAITTGPAACIDLVNGEYNTGPGYSGAAAMAGYPHLTLPMGYVHGLPIGLSIVGGPYKEAEILGLGYAYEQATKHRKAPEFKAVIG, from the coding sequence ATGCAACGCCGCCAATTTCTTCAGCATGGCACGCAGGCCGCACTGGCCTCGACTCTGCTTCCGCTCGCCGCTGCCGCCGCGCCTACTGCGCCAGCCCTGGCCCCTGCCGACAGCAAGCCTGCCGTAGCTGCTGCTCCTTTTGCGCTTAGTGAGCTATCCATCGCCGACCTGCAGGCGCAGCTGAGTAGTGGCAAGGCCACCAGCCGCAGCCTATGCCAGCAGTACCTGGCCCGCATCGCGGCCATCGATAAAGCCGGCCCCGGCCTGAACGCCGTAATTGAGCTAAACCCCGATGCGCTGAGCATCGCCGATGGCCTCGACAAAGAGCGCAAGGCCGGCAAGCTGCGCGGCCCGCTGCACGGCATCCCGGTATTGATAAAAGACAATATTGATACCGGCGATAAGATGCAGACCACGGCCGGGGCGCTGGCGCTGGCCGGCCACCACGCCGCCCACGATTCGTTTGTGGCCAAGCAGCTGCGGGCGGCCGGGGCCATTATTATGGGAAAAACTAACCTGAGCGAGTGGGCCAATTTCCGCTCGACGCACTCGGCCAGCGGCTGGAGCAGCCGGGGTGGCCAGACGCACAACCCGTACGTCATCGACCGCACGCCCAGCGGCAGCAGCGCCGGCTCGGGCTCGGCCGCGTCGGCCAGCTTGTGCGCGGTAGCCGTGGGCACCGAAACCAACGGCTCTATTGTGTCGCCTTCGTCGGTGAATGGCCTGGTGGGGCTCAAGCCTACCGTGGGGCTGGTGAGCCGCACGGGGATTATTCCCATTTCGGCCACGCAGGACACGGCGGGCCCCATGGCGCGCTGCGTGCGCGACGCGGCCCTGCTGCTGGGTGCGCTGGCCGGCCCCGACCCGGCCGACGCCGTGACCGTATCGGCCAGCAACCCCGCGAAAGCGGCCGACTACACCCGCCTGCTGCGCCCCGACGCCCTGAAAGGCCAGAAGCTGGGCGTGGAGAAGGGCCACCTGACCAGCCAGACCGCCGGCGGCGAGCTGCTGCGCCAGGCCGTGGCCGTGCTCAAAGCCCAGGGCGCTACTATGGTCGAAGTGGATGTGCGCACCGCCACCCAGCCCATCGGCGAAGCTGAGTTCGACGTGCTGCTCTACGAGTTTAAGGATGGCGTAAATAAGTACTTGGCCAATACCAAAGCTCCGGTTAAAACGCTGGCCGACGTCATTGCCTTCAACAAAGCCAACGCGGCCAAGGCGATGCCCTTCTTCCAGCAGGAAACGCTGGAGCTGGCCGAAAAAACGGATGGCCTGACGGCCGAGAAATACACGACGGCTTTGCGCAAGGTGGTCGATATCTCGCGCCAGGCCCTGGATGCGGCCCTGAAAACCGACGGCGGGCTGGCGGGCATCGTAGCTATCACTACCGGCCCGGCCGCCTGCATCGACCTCGTAAACGGCGAGTACAACACCGGCCCCGGCTACTCGGGCGCGGCCGCCATGGCCGGCTACCCACACCTGACGCTGCCCATGGGCTACGTGCACGGCCTGCCCATCGGGCTTTCCATCGTGGGCGGCCCTTACAAGGAAGCTGAAATATTAGGTTTGGGCTATGCTTACGAGCAGGCTACCAAGCATCGGAAAGCACCGGAGTTTAAGGCAGTGATTGGGTAA
- a CDS encoding FAD-binding oxidoreductase, with amino-acid sequence MSFNALTPALVSAFEQVVGTAHVLTAATTEAQQYESYGRDHTEDFHFAPDVVLRPGTVEEVSAILKLCHEHRVPVTARGAGTGLSGGALPVHNGVVLSMERFNKILKIDERNLQATVEPGVVTEAFQNAVQDVGLFYPPDPASKGSCFLGGNLSQSSGGPKAVKYGTTRDYVLNLQVVLPTGDIIWTGANTLKYATGYNLTQLMVGSEGTLGIITKAVFRLLPYPKHTILMLVPFRQEAQAAEAVSAVFRAGVIPSGMEFMEREAIAWSSDYLKIPLTLPEDITAHLLIELDGQDLDELYKEAEQVYGVLGGYDVGEILLADTAGQKDDLWKIRRNIGNSVRYNSVYKEEDTVVPRAELPTLLKGVKEIGQRYGFKSVCYGHAGDGNLHVNIIRGALTDEQWNVGLRQPISEIFQLCVQLGGTISGEHGIGLVQKPYMHIALAEANLNLMRGIKQVFDPHGILNPGKIF; translated from the coding sequence ATGTCATTCAACGCCCTTACTCCCGCGCTAGTATCTGCTTTTGAACAAGTCGTCGGCACGGCGCACGTACTCACGGCCGCCACTACCGAGGCACAGCAGTACGAAAGCTACGGCCGCGACCACACCGAGGACTTCCACTTTGCCCCCGATGTGGTGCTGCGCCCCGGCACTGTGGAAGAAGTAAGCGCCATCCTGAAGCTCTGCCACGAGCACCGCGTGCCGGTTACGGCGCGCGGGGCCGGCACCGGCCTCAGCGGCGGGGCGCTGCCTGTTCACAACGGGGTAGTGCTGAGCATGGAGCGCTTCAATAAAATTCTGAAGATTGACGAGCGCAACCTGCAAGCCACCGTGGAGCCGGGCGTCGTAACCGAGGCGTTTCAGAACGCAGTGCAGGATGTGGGCCTGTTTTACCCGCCCGACCCGGCCAGCAAGGGCTCGTGCTTTTTGGGCGGCAACCTGAGCCAGAGCAGCGGTGGCCCCAAGGCCGTAAAGTACGGCACCACCCGCGACTACGTCCTGAACCTACAGGTAGTATTGCCCACCGGCGATATTATCTGGACCGGTGCCAACACCCTGAAGTATGCCACCGGCTACAACCTCACGCAGCTGATGGTGGGCTCGGAAGGCACGCTGGGTATTATCACCAAGGCGGTATTCCGGCTCCTGCCCTACCCCAAGCACACTATTCTGATGCTGGTGCCCTTCCGGCAGGAGGCGCAGGCGGCCGAGGCGGTGTCGGCGGTGTTCCGGGCCGGGGTTATTCCGTCGGGCATGGAGTTTATGGAGCGCGAGGCCATTGCCTGGTCGTCCGACTACCTGAAAATTCCGCTCACCCTGCCCGAAGACATCACTGCCCACCTGCTCATTGAGCTCGATGGCCAGGACCTTGACGAATTGTATAAGGAGGCCGAGCAGGTGTACGGAGTGCTGGGAGGCTACGATGTAGGCGAAATTCTGCTGGCCGACACAGCCGGGCAGAAGGACGACCTCTGGAAAATCAGGCGCAACATCGGCAATTCGGTGCGCTACAACTCGGTGTATAAGGAGGAAGACACGGTAGTGCCCCGCGCCGAGCTACCTACCCTGCTCAAAGGCGTGAAGGAAATTGGCCAGCGCTACGGCTTCAAAAGCGTGTGCTACGGCCACGCCGGCGACGGCAACCTGCACGTCAACATCATTCGCGGCGCGCTCACCGATGAGCAGTGGAACGTGGGCCTGCGCCAACCCATCTCCGAGATATTCCAGCTCTGCGTGCAGCTCGGCGGCACTATCTCGGGCGAGCACGGCATTGGCCTGGTGCAAAAGCCCTACATGCACATTGCCCTGGCCGAGGCCAACCTGAACCTCATGCGCGGCATCAAGCAGGTATTTGACCCGCATGGCATTCTGAATCCGGGCAAGATATTTTAA
- a CDS encoding endonuclease/exonuclease/phosphatase family protein, which produces MLSHRFTLLVLLGLLLSVAAERVPGRQFSLAPLLALTVPLWLVLTGLTALYWALRRQRITLLPLVVLVLAWPQVQRGLPLHAAGLRALASGYVSDPLAQQGRPRATLRLLSANVRIFNVYAQLRKPDPAAPANFISWLAASRADVLCLQEFYQEPPGTRSADGSLFRVGERVGAESGRQVFVSKSLTNSSGAQFGLAIFSRFPIVGRGEIAFGRLSQNHAMWVDVAGPGPLDTVRIFNAHLQSMSIDESDLVKASSSKAGFESKGRGLLGRFIRGAAARAWQADTLLAHIRRAPYPVLLAGDFNDVPYSYAYTVLAGQLQNAWATTGFGPGNTYHGSLPPLLRIDQQFAGSPWQVLGCRIHTEIPYSDHFPVEAVYELKN; this is translated from the coding sequence TTGCTTTCCCATCGTTTTACCCTGCTGGTGCTGCTTGGTCTGCTGCTGAGCGTAGCGGCCGAGCGGGTGCCGGGCCGGCAGTTTTCACTGGCTCCGCTGCTGGCGCTCACGGTGCCGCTGTGGCTGGTGCTTACCGGTTTGACGGCGCTATACTGGGCGTTGCGCCGGCAGCGCATCACGCTGCTGCCGCTGGTCGTGCTGGTGCTGGCCTGGCCCCAGGTGCAGCGCGGACTGCCGCTACACGCAGCCGGCTTGCGGGCTCTGGCATCGGGCTACGTAAGCGACCCCCTTGCGCAGCAAGGCCGGCCTAGAGCCACCCTGCGGCTGCTTTCGGCCAACGTGCGCATTTTCAACGTGTATGCGCAGCTGCGTAAGCCCGACCCTGCCGCGCCGGCCAACTTTATCAGCTGGCTGGCCGCCAGCCGGGCCGATGTGCTGTGCCTGCAGGAGTTTTATCAGGAGCCGCCCGGTACCCGCTCGGCCGATGGCAGTCTGTTTCGGGTGGGGGAGCGCGTCGGGGCCGAGAGCGGCCGACAGGTATTCGTTTCCAAAAGCCTGACGAACAGCAGTGGCGCGCAGTTTGGCTTGGCTATTTTTTCGCGCTTCCCCATTGTAGGGCGCGGCGAAATCGCCTTCGGTCGCCTTAGTCAGAACCACGCCATGTGGGTCGATGTGGCCGGCCCCGGCCCGCTCGACACCGTCCGGATTTTCAACGCCCACCTCCAGAGTATGAGCATCGACGAGAGCGACCTGGTAAAAGCCAGCTCTTCCAAAGCCGGCTTCGAGAGCAAGGGGCGGGGCTTGCTTGGTCGCTTTATTCGCGGGGCCGCCGCCCGGGCCTGGCAGGCCGATACCCTGCTGGCGCACATCCGGCGCGCGCCCTACCCGGTGCTGCTGGCTGGTGATTTCAACGATGTGCCCTATTCTTATGCCTATACGGTGTTGGCCGGGCAGCTGCAGAATGCCTGGGCCACTACCGGCTTCGGGCCCGGCAATACGTACCACGGCAGCCTGCCGCCGCTACTGCGCATCGACCAGCAGTTTGCTGGCTCGCCGTGGCAGGTGCTGGGCTGTCGTATCCACACCGAAATTCCGTATTCCGACCATTTTCCGGTGGAGGCGGTCTATGAGTTGAAAAATTGA